A genomic window from Flavobacterium johnsoniae includes:
- a CDS encoding carboxy terminal-processing peptidase gives MNAIIKFMKRNYKIIIAVLCLSLTLFAFKMNADRTIDPDPNRDKTLLELLAFVIEKGHYSPAEINDEFSKGIFKDYIDALDPSKRFFLQSDIDEFKQYELMLDDQFLNKDITFFNLTYTRLMKRMEESKKRYKTILAQPFNYNVDETFNADYENIPYAKNLTEINERWRKQIKLSTLSSLVTKQKIEEEKKKKDPSYKEKTFDALEKETRESSLKSLDDNFSVIKDLNREYWFSVYLNSIMARFDPHTSYFAPEEKDRFDVNISGKLEGIGARLTKKNDFTQIDELISGGPAWKGKQLEAGDLILKVAQGNEEPVDVVGMRLDDVVKKIKGHKGTEVKLTVKKVDGSIKVISIIRDVVEIEETYAKSSIVEKNGLKYGVIYLPKFYIDFENKDGRDAGKDIALEVERLKKENVNGIVLDVRDDGGGSLSTVVDIAGLFIEEGPIVQVKSAGKKKEVLYDKDKKIEWDGPLVIMVNSFSASASEILAAAIQDYKRGIIIGSKQTYGKGTVQNVLDLNQFVRNANYGDLGALKITGQKFYRINGGSTQLEGVHSDVVMPDRYAYLKMGERDIDNAMPWDKIDPADYNTWTSSENFNKAILNSKNRIAQNAQFKLIEDNAKWIDVKNKENTYSLNIKSFKETQEQVENEGKKYKPISDYKNSLVFKSLPYEDAETANDAALKEKRDAWHQALSKDVYVEEALNVLDDLQTKGLVKNNVVSPKMKKDKLVKS, from the coding sequence ATGAATGCTATTATAAAGTTTATGAAAAGAAATTATAAGATAATTATAGCCGTGTTGTGCTTGTCGCTGACATTATTCGCTTTTAAGATGAATGCCGATAGGACAATTGATCCGGATCCGAACAGAGATAAAACACTTTTAGAATTATTAGCATTTGTTATTGAAAAAGGACATTACAGTCCAGCAGAAATAAATGACGAATTTTCAAAAGGTATTTTTAAAGATTATATTGATGCGTTAGATCCTTCAAAAAGATTCTTCCTCCAGTCTGATATTGATGAGTTTAAGCAATATGAATTAATGCTTGATGATCAATTTTTGAATAAAGATATCACGTTCTTCAACCTTACTTATACAAGATTGATGAAACGTATGGAAGAAAGCAAAAAACGTTATAAAACAATTTTAGCTCAGCCTTTTAATTACAATGTTGATGAAACTTTCAATGCTGATTATGAGAACATTCCGTATGCGAAAAACTTAACGGAAATCAATGAAAGATGGAGAAAACAAATTAAATTGTCTACACTTTCTTCTTTGGTAACGAAACAAAAAATTGAAGAAGAAAAGAAGAAAAAAGATCCTTCTTACAAGGAAAAAACTTTTGATGCTTTAGAAAAAGAAACACGCGAAAGTTCTTTAAAATCTTTAGATGACAACTTTAGTGTTATTAAAGATTTAAATAGAGAATATTGGTTTTCAGTGTATTTGAATTCAATTATGGCTCGTTTTGATCCACATACAAGCTATTTTGCTCCTGAAGAAAAAGATCGTTTTGATGTAAATATCAGTGGTAAATTGGAAGGAATCGGAGCTCGTTTGACTAAGAAAAATGATTTCACTCAAATTGATGAATTAATTTCTGGAGGTCCAGCTTGGAAAGGAAAACAACTAGAAGCTGGAGATTTAATCTTGAAAGTTGCTCAAGGAAACGAAGAGCCAGTTGACGTTGTTGGAATGCGTTTGGATGATGTTGTAAAGAAAATTAAAGGTCATAAAGGAACTGAAGTGAAACTTACAGTTAAAAAAGTTGACGGTTCTATCAAAGTTATTTCAATCATTCGTGATGTTGTAGAAATTGAAGAAACATACGCTAAATCTAGTATTGTTGAGAAAAACGGTTTAAAATATGGTGTAATTTATCTTCCGAAATTCTATATCGATTTTGAAAATAAAGACGGACGTGATGCAGGAAAAGATATCGCGCTTGAAGTAGAAAGATTGAAAAAGGAAAATGTTAACGGAATTGTTTTAGACGTTCGTGATGACGGTGGAGGATCTCTTTCTACAGTAGTTGATATTGCTGGTTTATTTATCGAAGAAGGGCCAATTGTTCAGGTAAAATCTGCAGGTAAAAAGAAAGAAGTTTTATACGATAAAGACAAAAAAATCGAATGGGATGGTCCGTTGGTAATTATGGTAAACAGTTTCTCTGCTTCGGCATCTGAGATTTTGGCTGCTGCAATTCAAGATTATAAACGTGGAATTATTATCGGAAGTAAACAAACTTACGGTAAAGGAACTGTACAAAACGTATTAGATTTAAATCAGTTTGTTCGTAATGCAAACTATGGAGATCTTGGAGCTTTGAAAATTACAGGTCAAAAATTCTACAGAATTAATGGAGGTTCAACTCAATTAGAAGGTGTTCATAGTGATGTTGTTATGCCAGATCGTTATGCTTACCTAAAAATGGGAGAAAGAGATATTGATAATGCAATGCCTTGGGATAAAATTGATCCAGCAGACTACAATACTTGGACTTCTAGTGAAAACTTCAATAAAGCGATTTTAAACAGTAAAAATAGAATTGCTCAAAATGCTCAATTCAAATTAATTGAAGACAATGCAAAATGGATTGATGTTAAGAACAAAGAAAACACGTACAGCTTGAATATTAAGAGTTTTAAAGAAACTCAAGAGCAAGTTGAAAACGAAGGAAAAAAATATAAACCAATTTCTGATTATAAAAACAGCTTAGTTTTTAAATCTCTTCCGTATGAAGACGCAGAAACAGCTAATGACGCAGCTTTAAAAGAAAAAAGAGATGCTTGGCATCAAGCTTTATCTAAAGACGTTTATGTTGAAGAAGCTTTAAATGTTTTGGATGATTTACAAACAAAAGG
- the lpxB gene encoding lipid-A-disaccharide synthase, producing the protein MKYYIIAGEASGDLHGSNLMKALYVEDPEAEIRFWGGDLMQKVGGTLVKHYRELAFMGFIEVVFNLKTILNNIKICKKDISEFQPDVIIFIDYPGFNMRIAKWAKELGYKTHYYISPQIWAWKENRINAIKQDVDKMFVILPFEKSFYEDKHHFPVDFVGHPLIDAIQNQPAFDETVFRKENNLGEKPIIAVLPGSRKQEITKMLSVMLSVVDDFQDYEFVIAGAPSQEYEFYQQFLKNKNIAFVSNKTYDLLRSSTAALVTSGTATLETALFKVPEVVCYKGSEVSYQIAKRIITLKYISLVNLIMDQEVVTELIQRECNKKRIKEELQKLLEPEYRKKVLHNYDILEQKLGGIGASKKTAELIVADLKK; encoded by the coding sequence ATGAAATATTACATAATTGCAGGAGAAGCTTCTGGAGATTTGCACGGTTCTAACTTAATGAAAGCATTATACGTTGAAGATCCTGAAGCAGAAATTAGATTTTGGGGCGGCGATTTAATGCAAAAAGTGGGCGGAACTTTAGTTAAACACTATCGTGAATTGGCTTTTATGGGATTTATCGAAGTTGTTTTTAATTTGAAAACCATTTTAAACAATATCAAAATCTGCAAAAAGGATATTTCTGAATTTCAGCCAGATGTAATCATTTTTATTGATTATCCAGGTTTTAATATGCGAATTGCAAAATGGGCTAAAGAATTAGGATACAAAACACATTATTACATTTCTCCACAAATTTGGGCTTGGAAAGAAAATCGTATTAATGCAATCAAACAGGATGTTGATAAAATGTTTGTTATTCTGCCTTTCGAAAAAAGCTTTTACGAAGACAAACATCATTTTCCAGTAGATTTTGTAGGACATCCATTAATTGATGCCATTCAGAATCAGCCTGCATTCGATGAAACTGTATTTAGAAAAGAAAATAATTTAGGCGAAAAACCAATTATCGCCGTTTTACCAGGAAGCCGTAAACAGGAAATCACCAAAATGCTAAGCGTAATGTTGAGCGTTGTTGATGATTTTCAGGATTACGAATTCGTAATTGCTGGTGCTCCAAGTCAAGAATATGAGTTCTATCAGCAATTTCTAAAAAATAAAAATATCGCTTTTGTTTCTAACAAAACCTACGATTTGCTTCGTTCATCGACTGCCGCTTTGGTAACTTCTGGAACTGCAACTCTTGAAACGGCGCTTTTTAAAGTTCCCGAAGTAGTTTGCTATAAAGGAAGTGAAGTTTCGTATCAAATTGCAAAACGCATTATTACCTTAAAATACATTTCTCTTGTCAATTTAATTATGGATCAAGAAGTTGTGACGGAATTAATTCAGAGAGAATGCAATAAAAAGCGAATTAAAGAAGAACTTCAAAAATTATTAGAACCAGAATATCGTAAAAAAGTGCTCCATAATTATGATATTTTAGAGCAAAAATTGGGTGGAATTGGCGCTAGTAAAAAAACAGCAGAATTGATTGTCGCCGATTTAAAAAAATAA
- the surE gene encoding 5'/3'-nucleotidase SurE has protein sequence MKAEKPLILVTNDDGILAPGIRALISVMETIGEVIVVAPDKPQSAMGHAITINNTLFLDKISKENDKIAEYSCSGTPVDCVKLAVNEILKRKPDLCVSGINHGSNSSINVIYSGTMSAAVEAGIEGIQSIGFSLLDFDWNADFEQIKSFVKRITLETLANKLPPGVVLNVNFPKLKESEIKGIKVCRQAKAYYAQKFDKRQTPFGKDYYWLAGKFVNEDKGEDTDEWALENGYVSVVPVQFDLTAHHSIQQLNTWKLND, from the coding sequence ATGAAAGCCGAAAAACCTCTAATCCTTGTCACGAATGACGACGGTATTTTAGCTCCTGGAATTAGAGCACTAATTAGTGTCATGGAAACAATCGGCGAAGTTATCGTCGTTGCTCCAGACAAACCCCAAAGCGCAATGGGGCATGCAATTACAATCAATAATACTTTATTTTTAGACAAAATTTCAAAAGAAAACGACAAAATTGCCGAATACAGCTGTTCTGGAACTCCTGTAGATTGTGTAAAATTGGCGGTAAATGAGATCTTAAAACGTAAACCCGATTTGTGTGTTTCGGGCATCAATCACGGCTCTAATTCTTCTATAAATGTAATTTATTCTGGAACAATGAGCGCCGCGGTAGAAGCAGGAATTGAAGGAATTCAATCGATTGGTTTTTCTTTATTAGATTTTGACTGGAATGCAGATTTTGAACAAATTAAATCTTTTGTAAAAAGAATTACTTTAGAAACTCTAGCTAATAAACTTCCGCCTGGAGTAGTTTTAAATGTCAATTTTCCAAAATTAAAAGAATCTGAAATAAAAGGAATTAAAGTTTGTCGTCAAGCGAAAGCATATTACGCTCAGAAATTTGACAAAAGACAAACTCCTTTTGGAAAAGATTATTATTGGCTTGCCGGAAAATTTGTCAATGAAGATAAAGGCGAAGATACGGACGAATGGGCATTAGAAAACGGCTATGTTTCAGTCGTTCCCGTTCAGTTTGACTTAACTGCACATCACTCCATTCAGCAACTTAACACTTGGAAATTAAATGATTAA
- a CDS encoding C40 family peptidase: MKRIIIFLVLVVAFTSCKSTSAVATKNESKKENRALVNNLIEKATDNIGVRYKAGGTTRSGFDCSGLVYTTFQSENIPLPRASYEQAKIGKVIPLNDARKGDLIFFKTNKSRQINHVGLITEVNSDEIKFVHSSTSKGVIISSTKEAYYKNAFEQINRILP, from the coding sequence TTGAAAAGAATTATAATTTTTCTGGTTTTAGTCGTTGCTTTTACTTCTTGTAAATCAACTTCTGCGGTTGCGACCAAAAACGAATCAAAAAAAGAAAATAGAGCTTTAGTAAACAATTTAATTGAAAAAGCAACAGACAATATTGGTGTTCGTTATAAAGCCGGAGGAACTACAAGAAGTGGTTTTGATTGTTCCGGGTTGGTTTACACTACTTTTCAAAGTGAAAATATACCACTGCCAAGAGCTTCTTATGAACAGGCAAAAATTGGAAAAGTGATTCCATTAAATGATGCAAGAAAAGGAGATTTGATTTTCTTTAAAACCAACAAAAGCAGACAGATAAATCACGTCGGACTTATTACAGAAGTCAATTCTGATGAAATAAAATTTGTTCATTCTTCTACTTCAAAAGGCGTAATTATTTCTTCGACAAAAGAAGCATATTATAAAAATGCCTTTGAGCAAATAAATAGAATCCTTCCATAA